A window from Planococcus maritimus encodes these proteins:
- a CDS encoding penicillin acylase family protein, with the protein MNKKKWGKWLLIAFGTLVVLGIAAVIFANVYISKSKPVIEGEVAVAALEEQVTVVRDDIGVPHIRAESDADLYRAQGYVQAQDRLFQMDLSRRQASGRLAEVIGEAAVDTDKYFRTFSLRRAGEASWDGYGEQAKQVLEWYAEGVNAYIEEAKEEGRLSYEFALLGYEPEPWTPVDSLAIGKFMAYDLGGHWNSLAVRHWALNEFPEDKARELFIRYPEEAPAILAANQQQPVTVAGAFDPAVIPPEFNGSNNWVVSGDKTESGLPLLADDPHLGLSTPSIWYQMHLESPEQNVSGVIFAGIPGIILGHNEQIAWGVTNVGPDVQDLYIETPNPDDPTQFRYEGEWEQAEVLDEPIQVKDGETVDFEVLVTRHGPIVSPVLYEEEEPSAVFSMQWTALEPTLELQAVLNFNKAENWEQFETALEDFQAPAQNFVFASTDGTIAYKANGRIPIRKQGDGQLPVPGDSAEYGWDGYVPFDELPRSVNPESGFIATANNQVVDDSYPYHITDFWAQSYRYERIAEVLESNDKLTAQDMMDLQMDQKNLYAAEFLEGMIGEVENVTDEHEELFEMLRSWDQVDSAGQAAPFVFHTWMRQLPDTLFEDQFPEDVYAMLSGKNHITDALLRRSFEGDEGAWVSEYGGTGKWLADSLELALEDIETAQGSDPEDWEWGEYHQLTFPHPVAGASPILEQFLNPDKVPVGGSNITVQAAAFNDNGDVDHGASWRFVADLADLSKAYHIVGPGLSGHMKSDFFHNQVDKWAQGDFHETQIEGEVEGAELTLTPE; encoded by the coding sequence ATGAACAAGAAAAAGTGGGGGAAGTGGCTATTGATCGCATTCGGCACGTTGGTCGTGCTGGGCATCGCCGCAGTTATTTTTGCAAACGTTTACATATCGAAGTCGAAACCAGTCATTGAAGGAGAAGTAGCCGTCGCGGCATTGGAGGAACAAGTGACGGTCGTACGGGACGACATTGGAGTGCCGCATATACGGGCTGAAAGCGACGCGGATCTGTACCGCGCGCAAGGCTATGTACAAGCGCAGGACCGCTTGTTTCAAATGGATTTATCCAGACGGCAGGCAAGCGGCCGATTGGCTGAAGTGATTGGGGAAGCGGCAGTCGATACCGATAAATACTTTCGCACCTTTAGCTTGCGCCGAGCGGGTGAAGCGTCCTGGGATGGCTATGGTGAACAAGCGAAGCAAGTGCTCGAGTGGTATGCAGAAGGCGTCAATGCCTACATCGAGGAAGCAAAAGAAGAGGGGCGACTGAGCTATGAATTCGCGTTGCTCGGCTATGAACCGGAACCTTGGACACCGGTTGATTCTTTGGCAATCGGCAAATTCATGGCTTATGATCTCGGCGGCCATTGGAATTCGCTGGCGGTCAGGCACTGGGCGCTAAATGAATTCCCGGAAGATAAAGCGCGTGAATTGTTCATCCGCTATCCGGAAGAGGCACCTGCGATTTTAGCGGCCAATCAACAACAGCCGGTGACGGTTGCCGGCGCGTTCGATCCAGCGGTCATCCCGCCGGAATTCAACGGCAGCAATAACTGGGTTGTGTCTGGGGATAAGACGGAAAGCGGCTTGCCGCTGTTGGCGGACGATCCGCATCTCGGGCTCAGCACGCCATCGATTTGGTACCAAATGCATTTGGAGTCACCCGAGCAAAATGTCAGCGGCGTCATTTTTGCAGGCATTCCGGGAATCATTCTTGGCCATAACGAGCAAATCGCGTGGGGCGTGACGAACGTCGGACCGGATGTGCAGGATTTGTATATTGAAACGCCGAATCCTGATGATCCGACACAGTTCCGCTACGAAGGAGAGTGGGAGCAAGCAGAGGTGCTAGATGAGCCAATCCAGGTAAAAGACGGAGAGACCGTCGACTTTGAAGTGCTCGTTACTCGCCACGGCCCAATCGTCTCACCGGTCTTGTACGAGGAAGAAGAACCATCCGCCGTCTTTTCGATGCAATGGACGGCACTGGAGCCGACACTGGAATTGCAAGCTGTGTTAAATTTCAACAAAGCGGAAAACTGGGAACAGTTCGAAACGGCATTGGAAGATTTCCAGGCGCCTGCACAAAATTTCGTCTTTGCATCGACCGATGGAACAATTGCATACAAAGCGAACGGTCGCATCCCGATCCGCAAGCAAGGCGATGGACAATTGCCGGTGCCAGGCGATTCTGCAGAATACGGCTGGGATGGCTATGTGCCATTCGATGAATTGCCGCGCTCGGTCAATCCGGAATCTGGCTTTATCGCAACGGCCAATAACCAGGTGGTAGATGATAGCTATCCCTACCACATCACAGATTTTTGGGCGCAATCTTACCGCTATGAGCGCATAGCGGAAGTGCTGGAGAGCAACGATAAACTGACCGCACAAGACATGATGGACTTGCAAATGGACCAGAAGAATTTGTACGCTGCCGAATTTCTTGAAGGGATGATCGGAGAAGTCGAAAACGTGACGGATGAACACGAAGAATTATTCGAAATGCTGCGCAGTTGGGACCAAGTCGATAGTGCCGGGCAAGCAGCGCCTTTTGTGTTCCATACGTGGATGCGTCAATTGCCAGACACTTTATTTGAGGACCAATTTCCTGAAGACGTCTATGCTATGCTGTCGGGCAAAAATCATATCACAGATGCTTTATTGCGCCGGTCTTTTGAAGGAGACGAGGGCGCGTGGGTCAGTGAATACGGCGGCACCGGAAAATGGCTAGCCGACTCACTGGAGCTGGCACTTGAGGATATCGAAACAGCGCAAGGCAGCGATCCGGAAGACTGGGAATGGGGCGAGTATCATCAATTGACCTTCCCGCATCCAGTTGCTGGGGCGTCGCCAATTCTCGAGCAGTTCTTAAATCCAGATAAAGTGCCGGTGGGCGGTTCGAACATCACCGTCCAAGCAGCGGCGTTCAACGATAATGGCGATGTTGACCACGGGGCATCGTGGCGTTTTGTCGCCGATTTGGCTGATTTGTCGAAAGCCTATCATATCGTTGGCCCAGGGCTCAGTGGACATATGAAATCCGACTTTTTCCATAACCAGGTCGACAAATGGGCGCAAGGCGATTTTCATGAAACCCAGATCGAAGGCGAAGTGGAAGGGGCCGAATTAACGCTTACTCCTGAATAA
- a CDS encoding potassium/proton antiporter: MQNFSVDGIILIGGIFLLAGVLMTKVSARAGVPSLVLFMFLGMVLGSDVSGLIYFSNAEFAQMVGIVALIIILFEGGLQTQWKHIRPVLGSSIVLATLGVLITTGIVAVAAYYVFELTWLQALLLGSIVGSTDAAAVFSVLAGQNIKSKISSTLEAESGTNDPMAMFLTIAFVQLIMIPDSSVWTMLGSFLLQMGLGLVLGLALGFFASWTINRIRLDASGLYAVLAAGFAIFIYSFTSVLGGSGLLAVYLAALVIGTRDLTHSYSIISFHEGFAWLMQIVMFVILGLLVFPSQLADWELIWKGLVLSFVLIFVARPVAVFISTAFFDYDVKEKLFMSWAGLRGAVPIVLATFPMLAGMENSILFFNIVSFIVLTSALLQGSTIPFFAEKLGLNGRPVPKRIHSLELVSMDRANAEMLEVELSEKSPFAGQLVQTIGLPNQTLISAIIRSGKLVMPTGTTRLRKGDVLYVLTEKKQVPKVKLVLGEEDFVN, encoded by the coding sequence ATACAGAATTTTAGTGTAGACGGCATCATTTTGATCGGCGGGATCTTCCTGCTGGCTGGCGTTTTGATGACCAAAGTATCCGCACGCGCCGGTGTTCCCTCACTCGTTTTGTTTATGTTTCTCGGCATGGTTTTAGGAAGCGATGTTTCTGGTCTTATTTATTTTTCCAATGCAGAATTCGCACAAATGGTCGGAATTGTTGCCCTCATTATTATTCTCTTCGAAGGCGGATTGCAAACTCAGTGGAAGCATATCCGGCCTGTACTCGGTAGTTCAATCGTTCTGGCGACGCTTGGGGTTTTGATCACGACAGGCATTGTCGCTGTCGCAGCGTATTATGTGTTTGAGTTAACTTGGCTGCAAGCTTTGTTGTTAGGCTCCATTGTCGGTTCGACGGATGCCGCAGCAGTATTCTCAGTGCTCGCAGGCCAAAATATCAAATCCAAAATCTCTTCAACGCTCGAAGCGGAGTCAGGAACGAACGATCCGATGGCGATGTTTTTGACCATCGCTTTCGTGCAATTGATCATGATCCCGGATTCATCGGTGTGGACGATGCTCGGCAGTTTCCTGCTTCAAATGGGGTTGGGCTTAGTTCTCGGGCTCGCGCTTGGCTTTTTTGCGTCATGGACCATCAACCGGATCAGGCTTGATGCATCCGGGCTGTACGCGGTGCTTGCCGCGGGTTTTGCGATTTTCATCTATAGTTTTACATCTGTTCTTGGCGGCAGCGGCTTGCTCGCCGTTTACTTGGCAGCCCTTGTCATCGGTACGCGTGATTTGACGCATAGCTATTCGATTATTTCTTTCCATGAAGGATTCGCTTGGCTCATGCAAATCGTCATGTTCGTCATTCTCGGTCTACTTGTTTTCCCGAGCCAATTGGCTGATTGGGAATTGATTTGGAAAGGGCTTGTGCTATCGTTCGTGTTGATTTTTGTGGCGCGTCCGGTCGCTGTTTTCATCAGTACGGCATTTTTCGATTATGATGTGAAAGAAAAACTGTTCATGTCCTGGGCAGGGCTGCGCGGAGCGGTACCGATCGTTCTTGCAACGTTCCCAATGCTCGCCGGCATGGAAAACAGCATCTTGTTTTTCAATATCGTATCATTCATCGTGTTAACGTCTGCCTTGCTGCAAGGGTCGACCATCCCATTTTTTGCAGAGAAACTCGGCTTGAACGGCCGTCCAGTCCCAAAACGCATCCATTCCTTGGAACTGGTGTCGATGGACCGGGCCAATGCTGAAATGCTCGAAGTCGAGCTGTCGGAGAAATCGCCTTTTGCTGGCCAATTGGTTCAGACGATCGGCTTGCCGAACCAAACCTTGATCAGTGCCATCATCCGTTCAGGTAAACTGGTCATGCCGACGGGGACGACGCGTCTCAGAAAAGGGGACGTTTTGTATGTGCTCACGGAAAAGAAGCAAGTGCCAAAAGTGAAACTGGTGCTTGGAGAAGAAGATTTTGTCAATTAA
- a CDS encoding heavy metal translocating P-type ATPase: MRKKVFQLSKTYRLENLSCTSCAAKFEQNIRNLPEAKNVELNFGASKLRVDGNVSIEELEKAGAFDHIRVYPEKQRVPHVPFYKRRQTVETAISFVFLLVGIIASFQLGETHPASIGLFGASMLIGGYRMFTTGLKNLGRLEFDMKTLMTIAIIGAVIIGEWREGAVVVFLFAISEALESFSMNKARQSIRSLMDLAPSRALIQRDGELIELETEDIRIGDVLIVKPGQKIAMDGTVLRGESAVNQAAITGESIPATKQPGDEVFAGTMNEEGALEVTVTKRVEDTTIAKIIHLVEEAQAEKAPSQQFVDRFAKYYTPAIIAVAFLVALVPGFITGNWDLWVYQGLAVLVVGCPCALVVSTPVAIVTAIGNAARQGVLIKGGIHLEETGRIQAVAFDKTGTLTKGYPELTDVLPEEGYTREEVVKLAASVESLSQHPLARAITKQAPELYPSERFQSLTGKGVHAEIGGTRIRVGSLKWAEEHGFHAPEAAYRLQESGKSAMAVFSGKHLFGVIGVADAIREESPRIIQELKDIGVQQTIMLTGDHPATAKAIAAEIGVTDIRAGLMPEDKLTAVKELQAQYGRVAMIGDGINDAPALAASDIGIAMGGAGTDAALETADIALMADDLEKLPYTIRLSRKTLRIIKENIIFALALKILALLLIIPGWLTLWIAIFADMGATLLVILNALRLVKVQK, translated from the coding sequence ATGCGAAAGAAGGTGTTTCAGTTGAGCAAAACCTATCGTCTTGAAAATTTATCATGCACCAGCTGTGCGGCAAAGTTCGAACAGAACATCCGCAATCTGCCAGAGGCGAAAAACGTTGAATTGAATTTCGGCGCATCCAAACTGCGGGTCGATGGCAATGTGTCGATTGAAGAATTGGAAAAAGCGGGCGCATTCGACCATATCCGCGTCTATCCAGAAAAACAACGCGTTCCGCATGTCCCATTTTACAAACGGCGCCAGACGGTAGAGACGGCCATTTCCTTTGTCTTTCTGCTCGTCGGCATTATCGCTTCCTTCCAGCTAGGTGAGACGCATCCAGCGTCGATCGGCTTGTTCGGTGCATCGATGCTCATTGGCGGCTACCGGATGTTCACGACCGGTTTAAAAAACCTCGGCCGTTTGGAATTCGACATGAAAACTTTGATGACTATTGCTATTATTGGTGCTGTCATTATCGGGGAATGGCGGGAAGGCGCAGTTGTCGTATTCTTATTTGCCATCAGCGAAGCGCTTGAATCGTTCTCGATGAACAAAGCGCGCCAATCGATTCGTTCACTGATGGATCTTGCTCCTTCCCGCGCATTGATTCAGCGCGACGGGGAATTAATTGAGCTAGAGACCGAAGACATCCGGATCGGCGACGTGTTAATCGTCAAGCCTGGCCAAAAAATTGCTATGGATGGAACCGTTTTGCGTGGTGAGTCGGCTGTCAATCAAGCGGCGATCACCGGGGAATCGATTCCTGCCACAAAACAGCCGGGTGACGAAGTATTTGCAGGAACCATGAACGAAGAAGGCGCGTTGGAAGTGACTGTCACTAAGCGGGTAGAAGATACAACCATCGCGAAAATCATCCATCTAGTAGAAGAGGCGCAGGCGGAAAAAGCACCTTCTCAGCAATTTGTCGACCGTTTCGCCAAATACTACACGCCGGCGATTATCGCTGTCGCATTTTTGGTCGCACTCGTTCCAGGATTCATTACAGGGAATTGGGATTTATGGGTCTATCAAGGCTTGGCCGTTCTCGTTGTTGGCTGCCCATGTGCACTTGTCGTGTCGACACCTGTTGCGATTGTAACAGCGATTGGCAATGCGGCGAGGCAGGGAGTTCTTATCAAAGGCGGTATTCATTTGGAAGAAACCGGGCGCATCCAGGCAGTCGCATTCGACAAGACCGGCACTTTGACAAAAGGCTATCCGGAATTGACTGATGTATTGCCAGAAGAAGGCTATACGCGGGAAGAAGTCGTCAAGCTTGCGGCGTCTGTGGAATCTCTGTCACAGCACCCGCTCGCCCGCGCCATCACGAAACAAGCACCTGAACTGTATCCATCTGAGCGTTTCCAATCCTTGACCGGTAAAGGCGTGCACGCGGAAATCGGCGGTACGCGTATCCGTGTCGGCAGCTTGAAATGGGCAGAGGAGCACGGATTCCACGCACCAGAAGCTGCATATCGCCTGCAAGAAAGCGGGAAATCCGCAATGGCGGTATTTTCCGGCAAGCATTTATTCGGAGTAATCGGCGTGGCAGATGCCATCAGGGAGGAAAGTCCCCGCATCATCCAAGAGTTAAAAGATATCGGGGTGCAGCAGACCATCATGCTGACGGGCGATCATCCTGCGACGGCGAAAGCCATTGCCGCGGAAATCGGGGTAACGGATATCCGTGCCGGCTTGATGCCTGAAGATAAACTGACCGCCGTCAAAGAGCTGCAAGCGCAGTATGGCCGCGTGGCGATGATCGGCGACGGCATCAACGACGCACCGGCACTCGCCGCGTCCGACATTGGAATCGCGATGGGCGGAGCGGGCACAGATGCAGCGCTTGAAACAGCCGACATCGCCTTGATGGCGGATGATTTGGAAAAACTTCCATATACTATTCGACTAAGCCGAAAAACTTTGCGTATAATAAAGGAAAATATCATCTTTGCACTGGCACTGAAAATCTTGGCGCTTTTATTGATCATTCCAGGTTGGCTCACTCTATGGATTGCGATTTTTGCGGATATGGGGGCTACGCTATTGGTCATCTTGAATGCATTGCGCCTGGTGAAAGTCCAGAAGTAA
- the murB gene encoding UDP-N-acetylmuramate dehydrogenase, whose translation MMKETWLTDLRRFVAEDHVKMDEPLHLHTLTKMGGPADIFVAPTTEDEVAYTVKYAYDNDIPLLMLGNGSNMVVRDGGVRGIVLTFKKLDGIMINGTTVIAQGGADIKVVSRAAADRQLTGLEFACGIPGSIGGAMAMNAGAYGGEIQDVIVQATVLTKEGEKLVLSKDELDLGYRKSIITKKGFYVLSAEFGLEVGEQRVIDAKMTDLTFQRESKQPLEFPSAGSVFKRPPGNFAGKLIQESGLQGRGFGGAEVSTKHAGFIVNKNNATANDYIQTIEMVKTAVFENFGIDLELEVKIVGEDMA comes from the coding sequence ATGATGAAAGAAACTTGGTTGACGGATCTGCGCCGTTTTGTGGCGGAAGATCACGTTAAAATGGACGAGCCTTTGCATTTGCATACATTGACGAAAATGGGCGGGCCGGCCGATATATTTGTAGCACCGACAACTGAAGATGAAGTAGCTTATACTGTGAAATATGCATATGACAATGATATTCCCTTGTTGATGCTCGGAAATGGCTCTAATATGGTCGTCCGTGATGGCGGCGTCCGTGGAATCGTTCTGACCTTCAAAAAGCTGGATGGCATCATGATTAATGGAACAACGGTCATCGCACAAGGCGGGGCCGACATTAAAGTTGTATCTCGCGCAGCCGCGGACCGCCAACTGACAGGTTTGGAATTTGCCTGCGGCATCCCAGGTTCGATCGGCGGTGCAATGGCGATGAATGCCGGCGCATACGGCGGTGAGATTCAAGATGTGATCGTTCAGGCAACCGTCTTGACGAAAGAGGGAGAAAAGCTGGTCTTGTCTAAAGATGAACTTGACCTCGGCTACCGGAAAAGCATCATCACGAAAAAAGGCTTTTATGTTTTATCTGCTGAGTTTGGGCTCGAAGTTGGCGAACAGCGGGTCATTGATGCGAAAATGACTGATTTGACGTTCCAACGGGAAAGCAAGCAACCGCTTGAATTCCCTTCAGCAGGAAGTGTTTTCAAGCGGCCGCCGGGCAATTTTGCCGGTAAGCTGATTCAGGAAAGCGGATTGCAGGGCAGAGGATTTGGTGGGGCGGAAGTTTCGACAAAACACGCCGGATTTATCGTCAATAAAAACAACGCCACGGCCAATGATTATATTCAAACGATCGAAATGGTGAAAACAGCAGTGTTCGAAAACTTCGGCATCGATTTGGAGCTAGAAGTGAAAATTGTTGGCGAAGACATGGCATGA
- a CDS encoding FAD-dependent oxidoreductase — translation MSQNEQHYRIPESNESFWRAHKELPDYSEFSGNKSTEVAVVGAGIAGVITAYLLAKEGKKVTLLDAGKLIDGVTGYTTAKISAQHGLYYASLIKLAGEKQAKLYYEANMAGLKFIEETARELNIDCDFSHRDAFIYSTKDATVKLLEQEAEAYETLGIAGGLAREESELPFPVTEALVMRNQAQFHPVKFLAGLVKEMEKMGVDIHEQSRAMKILSKKDPVLQMENLSHLSCDRVVVATHYPFNDFDGMYFSRLSVNRSYAIAVRTEGKIPEGMYISADGPSRSIRFTPGEGGENLLLLGGDGHATGQSSVETIEHYQNLAKFGEDYFAAKDIPYRWSSQDMTTLDKIPYVGTITAGYENILVATGFHKWGMANGAIAGRILTDQIVGRDNPYAELFDPTRPKVKAADAASFLKDNASVAKELVSGKLKKASKTIDDLQKGQGGLVKVDGKKVGGYRDEYNQVHLVKPTCTHMGCDVAWNDAETSWDCPCHGSRFSHTGEVLEGPAVKPLKKLEGGI, via the coding sequence ATGTCTCAAAATGAACAGCATTACCGAATTCCCGAATCGAACGAATCTTTTTGGAGAGCTCATAAGGAACTGCCGGATTACTCGGAATTTTCCGGCAATAAATCTACGGAAGTCGCGGTAGTGGGAGCGGGCATCGCCGGCGTTATTACAGCCTATTTACTGGCGAAAGAAGGCAAGAAAGTGACGCTTCTTGATGCCGGGAAATTGATCGATGGCGTTACGGGCTATACGACTGCAAAAATTTCGGCACAGCATGGGCTTTATTATGCTTCGTTGATCAAGCTGGCGGGAGAGAAACAAGCGAAGCTTTATTATGAAGCTAATATGGCCGGGTTGAAGTTCATCGAAGAGACAGCCCGGGAATTGAACATCGATTGTGATTTCTCGCATAGAGATGCATTCATTTATTCAACCAAAGATGCCACGGTCAAGCTGTTGGAACAAGAGGCGGAAGCCTATGAAACACTCGGCATTGCCGGCGGTCTTGCGCGCGAGGAGTCCGAGCTGCCGTTTCCTGTGACCGAAGCGCTCGTCATGCGCAATCAGGCGCAGTTCCACCCTGTGAAATTTTTAGCAGGACTGGTCAAAGAAATGGAGAAAATGGGCGTGGACATTCATGAACAAAGCCGCGCCATGAAAATTCTCAGTAAAAAGGACCCGGTCCTCCAGATGGAAAATCTGTCTCATTTGTCTTGCGATCGAGTAGTGGTCGCTACGCATTATCCATTCAATGATTTCGACGGCATGTATTTCTCTAGGCTTTCCGTCAACCGATCTTATGCCATTGCGGTCCGAACCGAAGGCAAGATTCCCGAAGGCATGTACATCAGCGCTGATGGTCCGTCCCGGTCGATCCGGTTTACGCCAGGAGAAGGCGGAGAAAACCTCCTGTTGCTCGGCGGGGATGGTCATGCAACAGGCCAAAGTTCCGTCGAAACGATAGAACATTACCAGAACCTGGCGAAGTTCGGCGAAGATTATTTCGCTGCAAAAGACATTCCCTATCGCTGGTCGTCACAGGATATGACGACGTTGGATAAAATCCCATATGTGGGGACCATCACCGCGGGTTATGAAAATATTCTCGTCGCGACGGGATTCCATAAATGGGGGATGGCGAACGGTGCCATTGCCGGACGGATCTTGACAGACCAAATCGTTGGCCGCGACAACCCCTATGCCGAACTTTTCGACCCGACACGGCCGAAAGTGAAAGCGGCTGATGCAGCAAGCTTCTTGAAAGACAATGCATCGGTGGCGAAAGAACTGGTGAGCGGCAAATTGAAAAAAGCGTCCAAGACCATTGACGACCTGCAAAAAGGGCAGGGCGGTTTAGTCAAAGTGGACGGCAAAAAAGTGGGCGGTTACCGCGATGAATACAACCAAGTGCATCTAGTCAAACCGACTTGTACGCATATGGGCTGTGACGTGGCGTGGAATGACGCGGAAACTTCGTGGGATTGCCCTTGCCACGGCTCGCGCTTCTCGCATACCGGAGAAGTATTGGAAGGGCCTGCAGTCAAACCTCTGAAGAAACTAGAAGGCGGCATATAA
- a CDS encoding fluoride efflux transporter FluC, whose translation MKKILAVGFGGMAGSLLRAAVFQFVGAGMGLWLVNIVGSFFIGIAAARLVTRSAETRLFVSTGLIGSFTSFSAFSADWFRLLDSSLLAGLIYACGMTAASIAAAAFGLLAGRKGAVE comes from the coding sequence ATGAAAAAGATATTGGCTGTAGGATTTGGCGGCATGGCCGGATCGCTGCTTCGCGCGGCCGTGTTTCAATTCGTTGGCGCGGGGATGGGCTTGTGGCTGGTGAATATTGTTGGGAGTTTTTTCATCGGCATCGCAGCCGCCCGGTTAGTAACCCGTTCAGCGGAGACGCGGTTGTTCGTCTCGACTGGGCTAATCGGTTCGTTCACGAGTTTTTCCGCCTTTTCGGCAGATTGGTTTCGCTTGCTTGACTCGTCTTTGCTGGCTGGCCTGATATATGCTTGTGGCATGACGGCTGCATCGATTGCAGCAGCAGCTTTCGGACTCTTGGCGGGACGCAAGGGGGCGGTCGAATGA
- a CDS encoding universal stress protein — protein sequence MYQHVLVAIDGSDHSKRAAHHAMQLVKNHVEAEVTLICAVDYGKSEKESNRGLTSEQIAAATREYLAPFEDIFHQAGISVKSAIVHGAPGPAIVSHANEHPYDLVIIGSRGLNPVQEFVLGSVSHKVAKRVKAPVLVIK from the coding sequence ATGTACCAACACGTATTGGTCGCTATCGATGGATCTGATCATTCAAAACGCGCCGCACACCATGCGATGCAACTTGTTAAAAACCACGTAGAAGCAGAAGTGACATTGATTTGTGCCGTCGACTATGGAAAATCCGAAAAGGAAAGCAATCGCGGGCTCACAAGCGAGCAAATCGCCGCAGCTACCCGTGAGTACTTGGCGCCTTTCGAAGACATTTTCCATCAGGCAGGTATCTCTGTGAAAAGCGCTATTGTCCATGGAGCGCCTGGGCCAGCAATCGTCTCACATGCCAACGAACACCCTTACGATCTAGTCATTATCGGCAGTCGCGGCTTGAATCCTGTGCAGGAATTTGTGCTCGGCAGCGTGAGCCACAAAGTAGCCAAGCGCGTTAAAGCGCCAGTCTTAGTCATCAAATAA
- a CDS encoding fluoride efflux transporter FluC codes for MINIAVFGFLGAVARYLCYVAVETRAHQPKLATWFVNSAGSFVIGACIGAGLPASSSIFAFLGAFTTFSTMALDSVKDFEDGQWKRGAFYISATLICGLLLFAAGYSIASV; via the coding sequence ATGATCAATATCGCCGTATTCGGTTTTCTCGGGGCGGTTGCGCGCTATCTTTGTTACGTGGCGGTGGAAACCCGTGCGCATCAGCCGAAGCTCGCGACATGGTTCGTCAACAGCGCCGGTTCGTTCGTGATCGGTGCGTGTATTGGGGCAGGCTTGCCGGCATCTTCTAGCATCTTTGCCTTTCTCGGAGCGTTCACGACGTTTTCAACAATGGCGCTCGATAGCGTGAAAGATTTTGAAGATGGCCAGTGGAAACGCGGTGCATTTTATATTTCCGCGACGCTTATTTGTGGCTTGTTGCTGTTTGCGGCCGGCTATTCCATTGCTTCTGTATAA
- a CDS encoding metalloregulator ArsR/SmtB family transcription factor has product MTEVCEITKVHPESVDRVQKHMVELAGVSSLFKALADETRLKIAYALTIEAEMCVCDIAAVIGSSTATASHHLRYLRERDLAKSERKGKQIYYSLADDHVRQLVTIANEHAKEGVSVEQNLSS; this is encoded by the coding sequence ATGACAGAAGTGTGCGAGATTACAAAAGTTCATCCTGAGTCAGTCGATCGTGTCCAAAAACATATGGTCGAGCTAGCAGGCGTTTCGTCGCTGTTCAAAGCGCTAGCGGATGAAACACGCTTAAAGATCGCCTATGCGCTGACGATTGAAGCTGAAATGTGCGTCTGCGACATCGCGGCTGTGATCGGTTCTTCAACGGCGACCGCATCTCATCATTTACGGTATTTGCGTGAACGGGATTTGGCGAAATCCGAGCGCAAAGGCAAACAAATTTATTATTCACTGGCGGATGACCACGTCCGTCAGCTGGTGACCATCGCGAATGAACATGCGAAAGAAGGTGTTTCAGTTGAGCAAAACCTATCGTCTTGA
- a CDS encoding YceI family protein, with translation MKKWTVDQAHSEIGFSVKHMMISKVKGSFGSYEAQVEADENNLENALIDFKIDVTSIDTNNEDRDNHLRSADFFDAEQYPHITFHASDIQKKDDDEYELRGELTIKDVTRPVTFEAEYGGKATNPWGVEVVAYHVNGKINRKDFGLTWNQALETGGVLVGEDIKLNLEIQGNPA, from the coding sequence ATGAAAAAATGGACAGTAGACCAAGCGCATTCAGAAATTGGGTTTTCCGTAAAACACATGATGATCTCAAAAGTAAAAGGCTCTTTCGGTTCTTACGAAGCACAAGTGGAAGCAGACGAAAACAACCTGGAAAATGCCTTGATTGATTTTAAAATCGATGTCACTAGCATTGATACCAACAATGAAGACCGTGATAACCACTTGCGCTCTGCAGACTTTTTTGACGCTGAACAGTATCCGCACATCACATTCCACGCGAGCGATATCCAGAAAAAAGATGATGACGAATACGAACTTCGAGGCGAGTTGACGATCAAAGACGTTACGCGTCCTGTAACATTCGAAGCAGAATACGGCGGCAAAGCCACCAATCCTTGGGGCGTTGAAGTCGTGGCCTATCACGTCAACGGCAAAATCAACCGCAAAGATTTCGGATTAACTTGGAACCAGGCACTTGAAACAGGCGGCGTACTCGTCGGCGAAGACATTAAATTGAACTTGGAAATCCAAGGAAATCCAGCATAA